The DNA window CCGTCCACCGGCGTGACCGGGAACGACCTGAGGAGAGATTTTTAAGGAGAGAGGAGAACGGTGTGTCAGGAAGGGGGTGAACGTGTCTTGCGCATGGAATAGCCCACTGGAACGGCTATGGCGATAACCAGTATGAACAGGAGATATATAAGGGGGTGTTTAAGGATGATAGCGGAGATCCGCGCGTGTCCCGGGTGTCCTGCTGCATGGCGGATCCGCTACTGGCAGAAAGATCTATGTTATCCTGTACAGAGGCGTTGGAATGCCCGCCGGTGTCAATCGTGGCCGAATCCTTTGTTACGGCATGCCCGACGGTGATTGTCATCGGTGCGGGAGGAAGTCCGGGATGTAATGTGTCCGGGGGATAGAATACGATTTCCAGTCCGGACAGTTCCATTGCGCGGGTGGCTGCGAGCAGGGTGTGGAATCCATTATCAGCACGATAAACATGTGTGGCGTCAAGATCAATCCGTGAGGAGTCCGCATAGTCAGTGCGGGTCTGCCTTGAGGAGTGGCAGGAGCAGAAGGAGAGGAGGAGAATGAGTATCAGGATCGGATACGGGCTGGTCAGAAGTCGCATAGCTTGAAGGATGGACATGCTTTGTTTGCAAATTCGTGGTGACAGTGTATGGTCGCTCCGGGATATCTCAGCTGCAGAGAGGCCACAAGATCATGCAATGATTTTTTCTGAGCCGGTGTGCGGGTGTCCTTGGGTGTCACTCCGTCAGTGGCGCACCCGCCGATGTAGCTGATTCCGATGGAGCATGCGTTCTGGCCGAGGCAGTGCGCTCCGACGACGGATTCCGGGCGGCCGGGATGGACGGTGCCGTCGCGGGAGATGACGTAGTGATAGCCAATGTCACTGAACCCCTGCGCAAGATGCCACTGCCGGATCTGTTCTACTGTAAAGTCCTGACCTTCCGGGGTGGCGGTGCAGTGGAGGATTATTTTGGTGATGCTCCGGCGATAAGGGGCTATTCCTAGCGCCGACCATGTCTTAGGGCCGACGATGCCGTCAGCCTCAAGCCCCTGAGAAAACT is part of the Duncaniella dubosii genome and encodes:
- a CDS encoding peptidoglycan recognition protein family protein; protein product: MQTLRLGSRGQDVRTLQSSLALIADGIFGPVTEEAVRTYQFSQGLEADGIVGPKTWSALGIAPYRRSITKIILHCTATPEGQDFTVEQIRQWHLAQGFSDIGYHYVISRDGTVHPGRPESVVGAHCLGQNACSIGISYIGGCATDGVTPKDTRTPAQKKSLHDLVASLQLRYPGATIHCHHEFANKACPSFKLCDF